The following proteins come from a genomic window of Gossypium raimondii isolate GPD5lz chromosome 5, ASM2569854v1, whole genome shotgun sequence:
- the LOC105766242 gene encoding LOW QUALITY PROTEIN: NAC domain-containing protein 21/22 (The sequence of the model RefSeq protein was modified relative to this genomic sequence to represent the inferred CDS: inserted 1 base in 1 codon; deleted 1 base in 1 codon), with product MSNIRLVEAKLPAGFRFHPRDEELVCDYLMRKVALTDTFQLMIEVDLNKCEPWDIPETARVNSKEWYFYSQRDRKYATGLRTNRATTSGYWKATGKDKAVHSKGTIVGMRKTLVFYHGRAPKGTKSDWVMHEFRLQPTSNVSTLKEDWVLCRMLHKTKEISKNPSIMGSSYDDIGSSPLPPLMDSFISFHQPNLDDKYEQQVPXFSNLSPNQRNTIFTNMDPNMTTKTQTAVGQITINVACLDSFPCDKKVIKAVLNHLSKMDTYLNVKESLSFGEGSSDQSYLSKVWN from the exons ATGAGTAACATAAGGTTGGTAGAAGCCAAGTTGCCAGCAGGGTTCAGGTTCCATCCTAGAGATGAAGAGCTTGTTTGTGATTATTTGATGAGGAAGGTGGCTTTAACTGATACCTTCCAACTCATGATTGAAGTTGATCTCAATAAGTGCGAGCCCTGGGATAttcctg aAACGGCTCGGGTGAATAGCAAGGAATGGTATTTTTACAGCCAAAGAGATCGAAAATATGCAACAGGATTGCGAACAAATAGGGCAACAACGTCAGGGTACTGGAAGGCCACTGGGAAAGATAAGGCTGTCCATAGCAAAGGCACCATTGTTGGGATGAGGAAAACCTTGGTGTTCTACCATGGTAGGGCTCCCAAAGGAACTAAATCTGATTGGGTCATGCATGAATTCAGGCTTCAACCAACCTCCAACGTCTCCACTTTGAAG GAAGATTGGGTTTTATGTCGAATGTTACACAAAACCAAGGAAATTAGTAAAAACCCTAGTATCATGGGAAGCAGTTATGATGACATAGGTTCTTCACCTCTTCCACCATTGATGGATTCTTTCATCAGTTTTCATCAACCAAATCTAGATGATAAGTATGAGCAGCAAGTGC GATTCTCCAATTTGTCCCCAAACCAAAGGAACACTATTTTCACCAATATGGACCCAAATATGACGACAAAAACACAAACAGCTGTTGGACAAATAACCATCAATGTGGCATGCTTAGACTCTTTCCCTTGTGAC AAAAAAGTGATCAAAGCTGTGCTGAATCATCTTAGCAAGATGGATACCTATCTTAATGTGAAGGAATCATTGAGCTTTGGAGAAGGAAGTTCAGATCAGAGTTATTTATCTAAAGTTTGGAATTAA